A region of Desulfuromonas thiophila DNA encodes the following proteins:
- a CDS encoding D-2-hydroxyacid dehydrogenase: protein MSSPFRTHRIVVLDSHTLSDGDLDFGPLQQLGDCHCYPRTAPAEVVARCSGADLVLTNKVVLDAAVMAALPQLRYIGVLATGYNVVDLAAARARGIVVTNVPAYSTASVAQHVFALLLEWTQQVGHHDRRVHAGAWSGCADFSFRERPLVELAGQTFGIVGYGAIGAAVARIAQAFDLEVLVATRTPARHPELAQGSLVAVSLDELLARADLISLHCPLTPETDRLINSARLRQMKTGAILINTGRGGLLDEVAVAAALHSGQLGALLTDVLGSEPPAGDNPLLQAPRTIITPHIAWATRAARQRLLDMVVANVAAFLAGRPQNQVNG, encoded by the coding sequence ATGTCGTCCCCGTTCCGCACCCACCGCATTGTTGTGCTCGACAGCCATACCCTCAGTGACGGCGATCTCGATTTTGGCCCGCTGCAGCAGTTGGGTGACTGCCACTGCTACCCGCGCACCGCGCCGGCCGAGGTGGTGGCGCGCTGCAGCGGAGCCGATCTGGTGCTGACCAACAAGGTGGTGCTCGATGCCGCCGTCATGGCCGCTCTGCCGCAGTTGCGCTACATCGGCGTGCTGGCCACCGGCTACAACGTGGTTGATCTGGCGGCGGCGCGGGCGCGCGGTATTGTGGTGACCAACGTGCCGGCCTACAGCACCGCCAGCGTGGCCCAGCATGTTTTCGCTTTGCTGCTTGAATGGACTCAGCAGGTCGGCCATCACGACCGCCGCGTGCACGCCGGCGCCTGGAGTGGCTGCGCCGATTTCAGCTTTCGCGAACGGCCCCTGGTCGAGCTGGCCGGTCAGACCTTCGGCATTGTCGGTTATGGCGCCATCGGCGCCGCAGTGGCCCGCATCGCTCAGGCCTTCGACCTAGAGGTGCTGGTGGCGACGCGTACGCCGGCCCGTCACCCCGAGCTGGCGCAGGGCAGCCTGGTTGCGGTCAGTCTGGATGAACTGCTTGCGCGGGCCGATCTCATCAGCCTGCACTGTCCGCTGACGCCGGAGACAGACCGGCTGATCAATTCGGCACGGCTGCGGCAAATGAAAACGGGCGCGATCCTGATCAATACCGGCCGCGGCGGTCTGCTTGATGAGGTGGCGGTGGCGGCGGCGCTGCACAGCGGCCAGCTGGGTGCCCTGCTGACCGATGTGCTCGGCAGTGAACCGCCGGCTGGCGATAATCCGCTGCTGCAGGCGCCGCGGACGATCATCACCCCCCACATCGCCTGGGCGACCCGGGCAGCGCGTCAGCGCCTGCTGGATATGGTGGTCGCCAACGTGGCGGCCTTTCTGGCCGGCCGGCCGCAGAACCAGGTCAACGGTTGA
- a CDS encoding Rossmann-like and DUF2520 domain-containing protein, giving the protein MKPRVALIGPGRLGQALTALLRRAGYPVVAVIGRDAARNRAAARFIGLPDEVAGTELTAAAAADILLLCVADDALRPLAQALHASGILRPTHLLIHCSGLHPADILTGSGGCARLALHPLQTFATAEQGLANLPGSFMSLQGEATALAAGEQLVRDLGGHHLILSAELKPLYHAAACLVSNYVTSLIACACDLLAEAGPARQHFPQAFAPLLHSAIANSLALGPEQALTGPIVRGDAGTLACHLQAIAAQHPALLPLYRALADQTLELAGRSGRLAEADRQRLAALLHNPAPASPGSALSEI; this is encoded by the coding sequence ATGAAACCGCGCGTTGCCCTGATCGGGCCGGGCCGGCTGGGCCAGGCCCTGACGGCGCTGCTACGGCGGGCCGGCTATCCCGTTGTCGCCGTGATCGGCCGCGACGCCGCCCGCAACCGCGCTGCCGCCCGCTTCATCGGTCTGCCCGACGAGGTCGCCGGCACGGAACTGACCGCCGCTGCGGCCGCTGACATCCTGCTGCTGTGCGTCGCCGACGATGCCCTGCGGCCCCTGGCCCAAGCCCTGCACGCCAGCGGCATCCTGCGACCGACCCATCTGTTGATTCATTGCAGCGGCCTGCACCCGGCCGACATCCTGACCGGCAGCGGCGGCTGCGCCCGTCTGGCGCTGCACCCGCTGCAGACCTTTGCCACGGCCGAGCAGGGTCTTGCCAATCTGCCCGGCAGCTTCATGAGTTTGCAGGGGGAGGCGACGGCCCTGGCCGCCGGCGAGCAGCTGGTGCGGGATCTGGGCGGCCACCACCTGATCCTCAGTGCCGAACTCAAACCCCTCTACCATGCGGCAGCCTGTCTGGTGTCGAACTATGTCACCAGCCTGATTGCCTGCGCCTGCGACCTGCTGGCCGAAGCCGGTCCGGCCCGCCAGCATTTTCCCCAGGCCTTCGCCCCACTGCTGCACAGCGCCATCGCCAACAGTTTGGCCCTGGGTCCGGAACAGGCCCTCACCGGCCCCATCGTGCGCGGCGACGCCGGCACCCTGGCCTGTCACCTGCAGGCCATCGCAGCGCAGCACCCGGCGCTGCTGCCACTCTACCGCGCACTGGCGGATCAGACCCTGGAGCTGGCGGGCCGCAGCGGCCGGCTGGCCGAGGCGGACCGTCAGCGGCTGGCAGCTCTGCTGCACAACCCTGCGCCTGCGTCGCCGGGCTCGGCGCTATCGGAAATCTAG
- a CDS encoding fumarylacetoacetate hydrolase family protein: protein MPSSRHCIRLTGASAPIAVGKIVCLARNYVAHAQELGNEVPAEPVLFIKPASSLLADGGQIRIPPYSSDCHHEVELALLIGRSGQAISAANAMELVSGYGVALDMTLRDTQNRLKTKGLPWELAKGFDTACPLSDFVPADQVSDPHQLRIQLRVNGELRQDGCSDCMIHRIPQLLSFISQAFTLEPGDIVLTGTPAGVGPVVSGDVLEASIDQVGQLRVSVA from the coding sequence ATGCCAAGTTCCCGCCACTGCATCCGTCTGACCGGCGCCAGCGCCCCCATCGCCGTCGGCAAAATCGTCTGTCTGGCCCGCAATTACGTGGCCCATGCCCAGGAGCTGGGCAACGAGGTGCCGGCTGAACCGGTGCTGTTCATCAAACCGGCCAGCAGCCTGCTGGCCGACGGCGGCCAGATTCGCATCCCGCCCTATTCCAGCGACTGCCACCATGAGGTGGAACTGGCGCTGCTCATTGGCCGGTCCGGTCAGGCCATAAGCGCCGCCAACGCCATGGAACTGGTCAGCGGCTACGGCGTGGCCCTCGACATGACCCTGCGTGATACCCAGAACCGCCTGAAGACCAAGGGCCTGCCGTGGGAACTGGCCAAGGGCTTCGATACGGCCTGTCCGTTGTCCGATTTCGTGCCGGCCGACCAGGTGAGTGATCCCCACCAGCTGCGCATCCAGCTGCGCGTCAACGGTGAATTGCGCCAGGACGGTTGCAGCGACTGCATGATCCACCGCATTCCCCAGCTGCTCAGCTTCATCAGCCAGGCCTTCACCCTGGAGCCCGGCGACATCGTGCTAACCGGCACACCAGCCGGTGTCGGCCCGGTGGTATCGGGCGACGTGCTGGAGGCCAGCATCGACCAGGTGGGCCAGCTGCGCGTCAGCGTGGCATGA
- a CDS encoding trimeric intracellular cation channel family protein, with amino-acid sequence MNLLYALDLLGTAAFAASGALVGVRRQMDLFGVLVLGLVTAIGGGTLRDLLLGAIPPFSLQDETYLYISIGVALLTFVGHRRIEELAHPLLYLDAVGLATFVVIGTEKAMAFGSGFLGAVTLGVMTATAGGVLRDVLSNQVPLILQREIYASACFAGAALLYLLKLLHWPRPLAVLLAAALVIGLRLLAIRHNWALPRAGQPESSPQQD; translated from the coding sequence ATGAATCTGCTCTATGCCCTCGACCTGCTCGGCACAGCCGCCTTCGCCGCCTCCGGCGCGCTGGTCGGCGTGCGGCGGCAGATGGACCTGTTCGGTGTGCTGGTGCTGGGTCTGGTTACCGCTATCGGCGGTGGCACCCTGCGCGATCTGCTGCTGGGTGCCATTCCGCCCTTCAGCCTGCAGGACGAAACCTATCTGTACATTTCCATCGGCGTGGCGCTGCTGACCTTCGTCGGCCACCGCCGCATCGAAGAACTGGCCCATCCGCTGCTCTACCTTGATGCCGTCGGCCTGGCCACCTTTGTCGTCATCGGCACCGAAAAAGCCATGGCCTTCGGCAGCGGCTTTCTCGGCGCGGTCACCCTCGGCGTCATGACCGCTACCGCCGGCGGGGTGCTGCGCGATGTGCTGTCCAACCAGGTACCGCTGATCCTGCAGCGTGAAATCTACGCCTCGGCCTGTTTTGCCGGTGCCGCCCTGCTCTATCTGCTCAAGCTGCTGCACTGGCCGCGGCCGCTGGCCGTGCTGCTGGCGGCGGCGCTGGTCATCGGCCTGCGCCTGCTGGCCATCCGCCACAACTGGGCGCTGCCACGGGCCGGCCAGCCTGAATCTTCCCCTCAGCAAGACTGA
- a CDS encoding rhomboid family intramembrane serine protease has product MFLPLGDSPNPPGRAWVNTGLIALNVAVYLLVSLPLAHSAPDLTSPWLHEYLHALGVRTPAQLQLVLSHLSAYEALVYQYGFKPADPSLLTLLTSLFLHGGLLHLAGNMLFLWIFGDNVEYRLGALRYLLVYLLCGVAATLFFALFTPASRIPLVGASGAISGVLGCYFLWFRRNRVKTFVFLFPFFMQSLFLPARLVLGFYLVVDNLLPFLFAGSSAGGVAHGAHIGGFIAGLAIAAATDRLPGLARRQHYRHEARQTAQQQDSAAPADPAALLALLQQQRFDKAAALYFRLSRQQRQGLPAAALLALAGFLHQQRDADACLSLLRRFIAERPSDALLPQAFMLAGQTLLLKKNCDFSAYQYYLAAADLARDPLLAEQARQALRLLEQRCRRGTV; this is encoded by the coding sequence ATGTTTCTGCCGTTGGGCGACAGCCCCAATCCGCCCGGCCGGGCCTGGGTCAACACGGGGCTGATCGCCCTCAATGTGGCGGTCTATCTGCTTGTCAGCCTGCCGCTGGCGCACAGCGCGCCGGATCTGACCAGCCCCTGGCTACACGAGTATCTCCATGCCCTGGGGGTGCGCACGCCGGCACAGCTGCAGCTGGTGCTCAGTCATCTCAGTGCCTACGAGGCGCTGGTCTACCAGTATGGCTTCAAACCGGCCGACCCGTCGCTGCTGACGCTGCTGACATCGTTGTTCCTGCATGGCGGCCTGCTCCATCTGGCCGGCAACATGCTGTTTCTGTGGATCTTTGGCGACAATGTCGAATACCGCCTCGGAGCGCTGCGCTATCTGCTGGTTTATCTGCTCTGTGGCGTGGCGGCGACGCTGTTCTTCGCCCTGTTCACGCCCGCATCGCGCATTCCGCTGGTGGGCGCTTCGGGCGCCATTTCCGGCGTGCTGGGCTGCTATTTCCTCTGGTTCCGGCGCAACCGGGTCAAGACCTTCGTTTTTCTGTTTCCTTTTTTCATGCAAAGCCTGTTTCTGCCGGCCCGGCTGGTGCTGGGATTCTATCTGGTGGTGGACAACCTGCTGCCGTTTCTGTTTGCCGGCAGCAGCGCTGGCGGGGTGGCCCACGGAGCCCATATCGGTGGCTTCATCGCCGGCCTGGCGATCGCCGCTGCCACCGATCGCCTGCCGGGGCTGGCGCGGCGCCAGCATTACCGTCATGAAGCCCGTCAGACCGCTCAGCAGCAGGACAGTGCTGCGCCGGCTGATCCCGCAGCGCTGTTGGCGCTGCTGCAGCAGCAGCGCTTCGACAAGGCTGCCGCTCTGTATTTCCGCCTTAGCCGCCAGCAGCGCCAGGGGCTGCCGGCGGCGGCGCTGCTGGCGCTGGCCGGCTTTCTGCACCAACAGCGCGATGCCGACGCCTGCCTGAGCCTGCTGCGTCGTTTCATTGCCGAACGGCCCAGCGATGCCCTGCTGCCCCAGGCTTTTATGCTGGCCGGCCAGACCCTGCTGCTGAAAAAAAACTGTGATTTCAGTGCCTACCAGTATTATCTGGCGGCGGCCGACCTGGCCCGTGATCCGCTGCTGGCCGAGCAGGCGCGGCAGGCGCTGCGGTTGCTGGAACAGCGTTGCCGGCGCGGCACGGTCTGA
- a CDS encoding radical SAM protein, which translates to MDFFPYDYPLFRPPSEADSLIVQATLGCSQNQCRFCGMYKTKRYRQRPLAELVAELEAIPPFYRALIRRVFLADGDALSYDQPALLGLLDALAQRLPAVQRVGAYASPRSLAGKSPAELEQLRQKKLRILYFGLESGDDATLQLAAKGYDSATMLQLCQKAQQAGLKLSVTAILGLAGRARSQEHAQATAAWISQLSPAYFSLLTLFRRHNDAYFRSIEPLSHGDILTEALWLLEALQPRQTILRSNHVSNFLLLAGSYPKDRQRLIDETRAALLAARRQPWYHQVPDYREACY; encoded by the coding sequence ATGGATTTTTTCCCTTACGATTATCCGTTGTTCCGGCCGCCGTCGGAGGCTGATTCCCTGATTGTGCAGGCGACCCTCGGCTGCAGTCAGAATCAGTGCCGCTTTTGCGGCATGTACAAAACTAAGCGCTATCGCCAGCGCCCGCTGGCCGAGCTGGTGGCCGAGCTCGAAGCGATTCCGCCGTTCTATCGGGCACTGATCCGGCGCGTCTTTCTCGCGGATGGTGACGCGCTGAGCTACGATCAGCCGGCGCTGCTGGGTTTGCTCGATGCCCTGGCCCAACGCCTGCCGGCAGTGCAGCGGGTTGGCGCCTACGCCTCGCCGCGCAGCCTGGCCGGGAAAAGCCCGGCCGAGCTGGAGCAGCTGCGCCAGAAAAAGCTGCGCATTCTCTATTTCGGTCTGGAAAGCGGTGATGACGCGACCCTGCAGCTGGCCGCCAAGGGCTATGACAGCGCTACCATGCTGCAACTGTGCCAGAAGGCGCAACAGGCCGGCCTGAAGCTGTCGGTCACCGCCATTCTCGGCCTGGCCGGCCGTGCCCGCAGCCAGGAGCACGCCCAGGCCACCGCAGCCTGGATCAGCCAGCTGTCGCCGGCCTACTTTTCCCTGCTGACGTTGTTCCGGCGTCACAACGATGCCTATTTCAGGAGTATCGAACCCCTGAGCCACGGCGATATCCTGACGGAGGCGCTCTGGCTGCTGGAGGCGCTACAACCGCGTCAGACCATTCTGCGCTCGAACCATGTGTCGAATTTTCTGCTGCTGGCCGGCAGCTACCCGAAGGATCGCCAGCGCCTGATCGACGAAACCCGTGCCGCCCTGCTGGCGGCCCGGCGGCAGCCTTGGTACCATCAGGTACCGGATTACCGCGAAGCCTGTTATTAA